From a region of the Rhipicephalus microplus isolate Deutch F79 chromosome X, USDA_Rmic, whole genome shotgun sequence genome:
- the LOC119178447 gene encoding uncharacterized protein LOC119178447 isoform X1, translating into MRIRWTCNNWKMVSLCALCRVECFFSISPYHDVNPAAACCMWPISAVTHSHKAIRCHAVALLAENPDEGLDATKDDVPDQDSMELQPPENGIKEHIWPDCRCQACASKKIEVLEQEIGNSQKFILQLQKQNAKLEVELDAAMSRCLTLTTLATPKDCMYYTGLPNVEVFNILLEYFAPRAREMLYWGSDKKRHNDPRGNKKNGNLAKEFFMVLVRLRTGMQRQELARNFLMSESLVSRTFSTWINILQRELRHLTPLPTLDGIRFHLPKCFSDFPDTRLVLDATEVRIQRPSSLSAQRQTFSPYKHYNTYKALIGCTPDEYITYVSRLWGGSSSDKAILESSGLLDKLEPGDAIMVDKGFTFPYLPAGITVYRPPFREPHQKQMPANKVHETRRIASARVHVERAIARAKSFHILDRPFPIAMIDIAEQVFEVCCLLSNYRLPLIREVD; encoded by the exons ATGAGAATTCGGTGGACCTGCAACAACTGGAAAATGGTAAGTTTGTGTGCACTTTGCAGAGTTGAATGTTTTTTCAGCATTTCCCCATACCACGATGTGAATCCTGCCGCTGCTTGTTGCATGTGGCCCATTTCTGCAGTAACACACTCACACAAAGCAATTAGATGTCATGCTGTTGCATTGCTTGCAGAGAATCCTGACGAAGGCTTGGATGCTACAAAGGATGATGTACCTGATCAGGACTCGATGGAGCTGCAGCCACCCGAAAATG GTATAAAGGAGCACATCTGGCCAGATTGCCGCTGTCAAGCCTGTGCTTCTAAGAAGATTGAAGTCCTGGAGCAAGAAATAGGAAATTCGCAGAAGTTTATCCTCCAGTTGCAGAAACAAAATGCAAAGCTAGAGGTGGAGCTAGATGCAGCCATGTCAAGGTGTCTCACCCTGACTACTCTAGCCACTCCAAAGGACTGCATGTACTACACTGGATTGCCGAATGTTGAAGTGTTCAATATTTTGCTTGAATACTTTGCACCACGCGCTAGAGAAATGTTGTACTGGGGCTCAGATAAAAAACGGCATAATGAccctcgtggcaacaaaaaaaatggcaatcTGGCCAAAGAATTTTTCATGGTGTTAGTTCGGCTCAGGACAGGTATGCAAAGGCAAGAACTGGCCAGGAATTTCCTGATGTCAGAAAGTCTAGTTAGCCGCACTTTTTCCACATGGATTAACATTTTACAACGAGAGCTTCGGCACTTGACACCCTTACCTACTTTAGATGGCATAAGATTCCACCTACCGAAGTGCTTCTCTGATTTTCCCGACACCCGTCTTGTTCTCGATGCCACAGAGGTGAGAATACAGAGGCCTTCGTCATTGAGCGCACAGCGCCAAACCTTCTCACCATACAAGCATTACAACACGTACAAGGCGCTTATTGGATGTACACCAGATGAATACATCACTTATGTGTCTCGCCTCTGGGGAGGCTCTAGCTCGGATAAAGCAATCTTGGAAAGTAGTGGTCTTCTTGACAAGCTGGAGCCAGGAGATGCAATAATGGTTGATAAAGGTTTTACATTTCCTTACTTGCCAGCAGGTATAACAGTTTATCGGCCTCCATTCCGAGAGCCTCACCAAAAGCAGATGCCTGCAAATAAAGTTCACGAAACCAGGCGCATCGCTTCTGCAAGGGTGCACGTTGAAAGAGCCATTGCAAGAGCTAAAAGCTTTCATATTTTGGATAGGCCCTTTCCTATCGCCATGATAGACATTGCTGAGCAGGTTTTTGAAGTTTGTTGCCTCTTGAGCAACTACAGGCTGCCTTTGATTCGAGAGGTAGATTAG
- the LOC142775986 gene encoding uncharacterized protein LOC142775986 gives MLFSAAARAEHAPSCTDVPCKWIVPAEAKKPVARKPLGEIRFQKYFINKPTRGKRKRDYDPCADGPLPSPHAIQSLRDKLATACPDLHGLRYMCHDKAKPKPPCNIKKPIEDSDDLWSEAAATEVQSYMKTMKPLSQTERDLICHQTVGQASNKKWHAERVGRLTASMFKRICRCTKPDSLLKALLYPWDRATSEAIVYGRQHEADAVAAYVKLLQARDSSVAVRETGLHVHCQYPFLAASPDRIVVVDGKEGLLEVKCPFSKKGITCEDACSDRNFCCRLTEEGAELKRDHAYFYQVQGQMAVTGHNWCDFVIWTEGNAPGDPPHLHVERIEFCEKFWAQEVLPGLLHFTKHALVPEILTRRVKRLGRLYTSETYVSFKKFKAGFYVCTRLDGLSIKIKKLK, from the exons ATGCTGTTTAGTGCTGCCGCCAGAGCTGAACATGCACCGTCCTGCACGGACGTACCCTGCAAGTGGATAGTCCCTGCTGAAG CAAAGAAACCAGTGGCAAGAAAGCCTCTGGGTGAAATCAGATTCCAAAAGTATTTCATAAACAAGCCTACACGTGGGAAACGGAAGCGCGATTATGACCCCTGTGCTGATGGCCCACTTCCTAGTCCACATGCCATTCAGTCACTGAGGGATAAGCTGGCGACCGCCTGTCCCGATCTGCATGGTCTGCGATACATGTGCCACGATAAAGCCAAGCCAAAGCCACCATGCAACATAAAGAAGCCCATAGAGGACAGCGATGACCTCTGGAGCGAGGCTGCAGCAACTGAGGTACAATCGTACATGAAAACAATGAAGCCACTAAGCCAGACAGAGAGGGATCTGATATGCCACCAAACAGTCGGCCAAGCATCTAACAAGAAGTGGCATGCAGAACGGGTTGGACGGCTAACAGCATCGATGTTTAAAAGGATCTGCCGGTGTACAAAACCGGACAGTTTGCTAAAGGCATTACTGTACCCTTGGGACAGAGCCACTTCCGAAGCAATCGTATATGGCAGACAGCACGAAGCAGATGCCGTAGCTGCTTATGTGAAACTGTTGCAGGCCAGAGACTCGAGCGTGGCAGTCCGGGAAACTGGACTTCACGTCCACTGCCAGTACCCCTTCTTAGCTGCTTCACCAGACAGAATTGTTGTTGTAGATGGAAAAGAAGGCCTACTAGAAGTGAAATGCCCTTTTTCAAAAAAAGGGATAACGTGTGAGGACGCCTGCAGTGACAGAAACTTCTGCTGCAGACTCACCGAAGAAGGTGCGGAGCTGAAGCGGGACCACGCCTATTTCTATCAGGTGCAAGGCCAGATGGCAGTAACGGGCCATAACTGGTGCGATTTTGTCATATGGACTGAGGGAAACGCACCAGGAGACCCCCCACATCTCCATGTTGAAAGGATAGAGTTCTGCGAAAAATTCTGGGCTCAGGAAGTACTGCCAGGACTCTTGCACTTCACTAAGCATGCACTTGTACCCGAAATCTTGACACGGCGTGTCAAAAGGCTTGGGCGGCTTTACACGTCTGAAACATACGTGTCTTTCAAAAAATTCAAGGCTGGATTTTATGTCTGCACGCGTCTAGATGGCCTAagcatcaaaataaaaaaattgaagtaa
- the LOC119178447 gene encoding uncharacterized protein LOC119178447 isoform X2: MHTSAAQDGVLDENSVDLQQLENENPDEGLDATKDDVPDQDSMELQPPENGIKEHIWPDCRCQACASKKIEVLEQEIGNSQKFILQLQKQNAKLEVELDAAMSRCLTLTTLATPKDCMYYTGLPNVEVFNILLEYFAPRAREMLYWGSDKKRHNDPRGNKKNGNLAKEFFMVLVRLRTGMQRQELARNFLMSESLVSRTFSTWINILQRELRHLTPLPTLDGIRFHLPKCFSDFPDTRLVLDATEVRIQRPSSLSAQRQTFSPYKHYNTYKALIGCTPDEYITYVSRLWGGSSSDKAILESSGLLDKLEPGDAIMVDKGFTFPYLPAGITVYRPPFREPHQKQMPANKVHETRRIASARVHVERAIARAKSFHILDRPFPIAMIDIAEQVFEVCCLLSNYRLPLIREVD, translated from the exons ATGCACACTAGTGCTGCACAGGATGGTGTACTAGATGAGAATTCGGTGGACCTGCAACAACTGGAAAATG AGAATCCTGACGAAGGCTTGGATGCTACAAAGGATGATGTACCTGATCAGGACTCGATGGAGCTGCAGCCACCCGAAAATG GTATAAAGGAGCACATCTGGCCAGATTGCCGCTGTCAAGCCTGTGCTTCTAAGAAGATTGAAGTCCTGGAGCAAGAAATAGGAAATTCGCAGAAGTTTATCCTCCAGTTGCAGAAACAAAATGCAAAGCTAGAGGTGGAGCTAGATGCAGCCATGTCAAGGTGTCTCACCCTGACTACTCTAGCCACTCCAAAGGACTGCATGTACTACACTGGATTGCCGAATGTTGAAGTGTTCAATATTTTGCTTGAATACTTTGCACCACGCGCTAGAGAAATGTTGTACTGGGGCTCAGATAAAAAACGGCATAATGAccctcgtggcaacaaaaaaaatggcaatcTGGCCAAAGAATTTTTCATGGTGTTAGTTCGGCTCAGGACAGGTATGCAAAGGCAAGAACTGGCCAGGAATTTCCTGATGTCAGAAAGTCTAGTTAGCCGCACTTTTTCCACATGGATTAACATTTTACAACGAGAGCTTCGGCACTTGACACCCTTACCTACTTTAGATGGCATAAGATTCCACCTACCGAAGTGCTTCTCTGATTTTCCCGACACCCGTCTTGTTCTCGATGCCACAGAGGTGAGAATACAGAGGCCTTCGTCATTGAGCGCACAGCGCCAAACCTTCTCACCATACAAGCATTACAACACGTACAAGGCGCTTATTGGATGTACACCAGATGAATACATCACTTATGTGTCTCGCCTCTGGGGAGGCTCTAGCTCGGATAAAGCAATCTTGGAAAGTAGTGGTCTTCTTGACAAGCTGGAGCCAGGAGATGCAATAATGGTTGATAAAGGTTTTACATTTCCTTACTTGCCAGCAGGTATAACAGTTTATCGGCCTCCATTCCGAGAGCCTCACCAAAAGCAGATGCCTGCAAATAAAGTTCACGAAACCAGGCGCATCGCTTCTGCAAGGGTGCACGTTGAAAGAGCCATTGCAAGAGCTAAAAGCTTTCATATTTTGGATAGGCCCTTTCCTATCGCCATGATAGACATTGCTGAGCAGGTTTTTGAAGTTTGTTGCCTCTTGAGCAACTACAGGCTGCCTTTGATTCGAGAGGTAGATTAG